In the Paenibacillus sp. FSL R7-0337 genome, GATGATATCCAGCGGCCGCTGATATTCCATAATCCGCCTTAAGACCTCTTCAATGCATTGCTGCTTGCCCATCTCGGCACATTTGACCAGGAAGGGCTCGATCCGGCGGCGGGAGATGCGTTCTTCACTGAAGCACTCATCCACATACAGCGGATACAGCCAGCCTTCCGGGAAGCCGAAGGCCCGGATCATGGCATCCAGCTGTCCCAGCGAGATGGGCTTCGACGGATTGCCGTGAAGAATGGCGCTGAGACTGCCGCGGTTCAGGCCGGAGACTTTGGCAAATGAGGCAAGATTATGACCCGAGCGGGACAGACTCTTCTCGATTTCCGTACGTAATGTAGTCAGCTTCGCCTCCACCCGGCACCTCCCTATCCATCATTCAGGTTATCCTTCTATTAATTGCCATTATAGGACAACACTATGAAAAGCACAACAAAATGGCCCCACATTAGTAGGACCATGATTAACAAACACCGTCAGATGCCCGGGTGTATTATTGATTATTGCTGCAAAGCCGCCTGATTCCGGATCCGCTGGCTCTTCTTATTCTTGCCGTAGGGCGCGGCTCCATTCTTGCGGCTGCGCAGGCTCTCCATCATCAGGTTCTGGGCCATCACAATATATCCATCCAGCCGCTGGCTTAGCTCCAGCACCGCATGATCGCTCAGACTCCGCTCCTGGGCTACCTCCAGCA is a window encoding:
- a CDS encoding aspartyl-phosphate phosphatase Spo0E family protein; the protein is MNLYQNSPDANGRDYRENELFLTIENLRSELLEVAQERSLSDHAVLELSQRLDGYIVMAQNLMMESLRSRKNGAAPYGKNKKSQRIRNQAALQQ